The following are from one region of the Thermococcus cleftensis genome:
- a CDS encoding COG1361 family protein: MRKVLLALTVLIVLVSLLPVAFAQFAQLETSDEITVLRGDYGSGTVWLTNAGGFTYKVVSYQRFWVEDSSGSHIEGFTFNISPHVFTDWAPKARKSFSYTIECPSNVSGGTYTLVMRFLAFTPDGSMYILYARIPLHIIQEPLDFGVAEAYVQGRPGASYALNGETIVVFSHVTNMGHRNVSAIGEVSLVKDGRVYFSSNRSLTLLPGDNLIRFEVPVDYDLPPGTYTLHYTIRYEGGTYRYSKDFSVRFGVKLVGISVKSGEVRLNEGNSAYVTVLSERTITLNLTVETYLDGVLVSRSEKPIGLGEGTTVLEVPLPTNVSGAMKSIIKLRFGDRLLGQGDVTYRVLAPPVIKNVSYERISGGEVLFRLVVDNPGDREVDGILAYRIYSDDGVLYKDTIEQSIPPGSSEMAVRFEVPIGKTVYYEFTLTAGGESSTVRGRLYIEPPATTTNPYTTTSSPSSTPSTTPSNTTTIVEGDSNATWVILVVLAFLLMAGGAFYYTRKEDKRKRRRVRPKPKRRSPLGRFKPPKPPKFRENRELPKRK, encoded by the coding sequence ATGAGGAAAGTATTGCTGGCGCTCACGGTGCTCATTGTCCTGGTTTCCCTCCTTCCTGTCGCGTTCGCCCAGTTTGCCCAGCTCGAGACGAGCGATGAGATAACCGTTCTGAGAGGCGACTACGGCTCGGGAACGGTGTGGCTGACAAACGCTGGAGGATTCACCTACAAGGTCGTCAGCTACCAGCGCTTTTGGGTCGAGGACTCCTCCGGGAGTCATATTGAGGGGTTCACCTTTAACATATCTCCGCACGTTTTCACCGACTGGGCGCCCAAGGCCCGCAAGTCTTTCTCGTACACCATAGAGTGCCCCTCCAACGTCTCGGGCGGCACGTACACCCTGGTGATGAGGTTCTTGGCTTTTACCCCCGATGGTTCGATGTACATTCTGTACGCCAGGATACCCCTTCACATTATCCAGGAGCCCCTTGACTTTGGCGTGGCCGAGGCCTACGTTCAAGGTAGGCCCGGCGCTTCGTACGCCCTCAACGGGGAAACGATAGTCGTGTTCTCCCACGTCACCAACATGGGGCATCGGAATGTCTCTGCCATTGGAGAGGTTTCTCTCGTCAAGGACGGTAGGGTTTACTTCTCCAGCAACAGGTCGCTGACCCTTCTACCCGGAGACAATCTGATAAGGTTTGAGGTTCCAGTGGATTACGACCTTCCTCCGGGAACGTACACCCTCCATTACACCATTAGATATGAGGGGGGCACGTACAGGTACTCCAAAGATTTCTCGGTCAGGTTCGGCGTCAAGCTGGTGGGGATCTCAGTTAAATCCGGCGAGGTTCGGTTGAACGAGGGCAACAGCGCTTACGTCACGGTTCTTTCGGAGAGAACCATCACGCTCAACCTGACCGTCGAGACCTACCTGGACGGGGTTCTGGTGTCGAGGTCTGAGAAGCCCATCGGTCTCGGTGAGGGCACCACCGTCCTTGAGGTTCCGCTCCCGACAAACGTTTCCGGAGCCATGAAGTCGATTATCAAGCTTAGGTTTGGGGACAGGCTGCTGGGGCAGGGCGATGTCACGTACCGTGTTCTCGCGCCCCCTGTAATCAAAAACGTTTCCTATGAAAGGATCTCCGGGGGTGAGGTGCTCTTTCGGCTGGTTGTTGATAATCCCGGTGACAGAGAAGTGGACGGCATTCTGGCCTACCGTATATACTCGGACGATGGGGTTCTCTACAAGGACACGATAGAGCAGTCCATACCGCCCGGTTCGAGTGAGATGGCGGTGAGGTTTGAAGTCCCCATAGGAAAGACCGTCTATTACGAGTTCACGCTCACTGCCGGCGGCGAGTCCAGCACGGTGCGGGGACGGCTCTACATTGAGCCTCCTGCCACTACCACGAATCCCTACACCACAACGTCGTCCCCCTCTTCCACACCCTCTACGACCCCCTCTAACACGACCACCATCGTGGAAGGGGACTCGAACGCCACCTGGGTGATTCTGGTGGTGCTCGCGTTCCTTTTGATGGCAGGGGGCGCGTTCTACTACACGAGAAAGGAGGACAAAAGAAAGAGACGACGCGTCAGACCAAAGCCAAAGCGTCGCTCCCCGCTCGGAAGGTTCAAGCCGCCGAAGCCCCCCAAGTTCCGGGAGAACCGGGAGCTTCCGAAGAGGAAGTGA
- a CDS encoding DUF61 family protein, whose product MPTAEDILNREIVRVNLHLPAFRPTLSKLLAEEEPRVKLRDGSWHYFRRSELEYLNSLLDENEVELLKVPIVLEISTVHRGYFRVRGRVEVKVIDKVLESYDPLDEQAERLYHRYLLPRVRRVLPTTTTYAFIAE is encoded by the coding sequence ATGCCAACGGCGGAGGACATACTGAACCGCGAGATAGTGAGGGTGAACCTCCACCTTCCAGCCTTCCGCCCCACGCTCTCCAAACTGCTGGCGGAGGAGGAACCGAGGGTCAAGCTCAGGGACGGTAGCTGGCATTACTTCCGGCGCTCGGAGCTCGAGTACCTGAACTCCCTGCTCGATGAAAACGAGGTCGAACTCCTCAAGGTTCCCATAGTCTTGGAGATAAGCACCGTCCACCGGGGCTACTTCCGGGTTCGCGGCAGGGTAGAGGTGAAGGTCATCGACAAAGTGCTGGAGAGCTATGACCCTCTCGATGAGCAGGCGGAGAGGCTTTATCATCGGTACCTCCTGCCCCGCGTGAGGCGCGTCCTCCCAACAACGACCACCTATGCGTTCATCGCGGAGTGA
- the glnA gene encoding type I glutamate--ammonia ligase, translating to MNEISGIRASSGGRPQFVQLIFVDMNGVPKGMEIPIGRYEEAVEGGIAFDGSSIPGFQGIEDSDLIFKADPSTYAEVPWEGIARVYGYIYKDGKPYKADPRGVLKRALEGLEKEGFKAYIGPEPEFYLFRKNGTWELQVPDGGGYFDLVTLDKARELRREIALYMQAFGLVPEVLHHEVGKAQHEIDFRYDEALKTADNIVSFKYLVKAMAEMRGLYATFMPKPIYGFPGNGMHLHISLWRDGENAFVGEEGLRETALHFIAGILKHAKALAAVTNPTVNSYKRLVPGYEAPVYISWGYRNRSALIRVPAFWGNGARIEYRCPDPSANPYLAFSAILMAGLDGIKRKLEPEAYVETNVYEMSDEERSKAGIETLPGSLGEALEELKKDKVVREALGGAYKNFIAYKEREWEEYVTYLKAKELPLETKKVTEWELERYFHV from the coding sequence ATGAACGAAATCTCCGGCATAAGGGCTTCAAGCGGTGGGAGGCCTCAATTCGTCCAGCTCATATTCGTGGACATGAACGGAGTTCCAAAGGGCATGGAAATTCCCATAGGGAGGTATGAAGAGGCCGTAGAGGGCGGCATAGCATTCGACGGCTCTTCAATTCCGGGCTTTCAGGGAATAGAGGACAGCGACCTGATCTTCAAGGCCGACCCGAGCACCTACGCGGAAGTTCCCTGGGAGGGCATAGCCAGGGTCTACGGCTACATCTACAAGGACGGAAAGCCCTACAAGGCTGACCCGAGGGGGGTTCTGAAGAGGGCTCTCGAGGGGCTAGAAAAGGAGGGCTTCAAAGCCTACATAGGGCCCGAACCCGAGTTCTACCTTTTCAGGAAGAACGGAACGTGGGAGCTACAGGTTCCCGACGGAGGCGGCTACTTCGACCTGGTTACCCTCGATAAGGCCCGGGAACTCAGGAGGGAGATAGCGCTCTACATGCAAGCGTTTGGCCTCGTTCCCGAGGTGCTCCACCACGAGGTAGGTAAGGCCCAGCACGAGATAGACTTCCGCTACGACGAGGCCCTCAAGACGGCCGACAACATAGTGAGCTTCAAGTACCTAGTCAAGGCCATGGCCGAGATGCGCGGCCTTTACGCGACCTTCATGCCAAAGCCAATCTACGGCTTTCCGGGCAACGGAATGCACCTCCACATCAGCCTGTGGAGGGACGGAGAGAACGCCTTCGTCGGCGAGGAGGGGCTGAGAGAGACGGCACTGCACTTCATAGCAGGCATACTCAAGCACGCAAAGGCGTTAGCCGCCGTTACAAACCCGACGGTGAACAGCTACAAGCGCCTCGTTCCGGGTTACGAGGCGCCGGTTTACATAAGCTGGGGATACAGGAACAGGAGTGCGCTCATCAGAGTTCCCGCGTTCTGGGGCAACGGGGCGAGGATAGAGTACCGCTGTCCCGACCCGAGCGCCAACCCCTATCTGGCGTTCTCGGCGATACTAATGGCCGGGCTAGACGGGATAAAGAGGAAGCTCGAGCCGGAGGCCTACGTGGAGACGAACGTCTACGAGATGAGCGATGAGGAGAGGAGCAAAGCCGGCATCGAAACCCTTCCCGGAAGCCTTGGAGAGGCGCTGGAGGAACTGAAGAAAGACAAGGTAGTCAGGGAGGCGCTGGGAGGGGCATACAAGAACTTCATCGCCTACAAGGAGCGCGAGTGGGAGGAGTACGTTACTTACCTCAAGGCCAAAGAGCTTCCCCTGGAGACCAAGAAGGTCACCGAGTGGGAGCTCGAACGGTACTTCCACGTTTAG
- a CDS encoding EamA family transporter, whose protein sequence is MKRGYLLVFLAASTWGTLGIFAKYLDGFGLSPFTMVFYRVLFAILLLGTYLRLRGIGFSLERSRLKFYALYGFFSIFLFYTLYFYTVTISSVSFAVLLLYTAPIYSMIMGRLIFGEPLRGEKLIALAMVILGVLLVNGSGTEFSAKALLFGLLTGFTYALYGVLAKFAVRKEEPEKALFYTLLFGLVFLLPFTDFDVPVGAIPYLFALALFPTFLGYILYNHALREVEVSRASIVATIEPVVAIALAFLLFGERLSAEQLIGAALIIGGSVLVHVKEGEKSGKAS, encoded by the coding sequence ATGAAGCGTGGTTATCTTCTCGTTTTTCTCGCCGCTTCCACTTGGGGAACCCTTGGAATATTCGCCAAATACCTGGACGGCTTTGGACTCAGCCCCTTCACGATGGTCTTCTATCGTGTTCTCTTCGCGATCCTTCTGCTGGGAACCTATCTCAGGCTCCGAGGGATTGGCTTCTCCCTTGAGCGTTCTAGGCTCAAGTTCTACGCCCTCTACGGCTTCTTCAGCATATTCCTCTTCTACACGCTCTACTTCTACACGGTGACGATTTCCTCAGTTTCCTTCGCGGTTCTTCTCCTTTACACGGCTCCGATTTACTCGATGATAATGGGAAGACTGATCTTTGGGGAACCGCTGAGGGGGGAGAAGCTCATCGCTCTGGCAATGGTTATCCTGGGCGTTCTCCTCGTCAATGGCTCCGGAACGGAGTTCTCGGCCAAGGCACTCCTCTTTGGCCTTCTGACAGGCTTTACCTACGCCCTCTACGGCGTCCTGGCAAAGTTCGCCGTTCGAAAGGAAGAGCCCGAGAAGGCCCTCTTCTACACCCTCCTCTTTGGTCTTGTCTTCCTGCTTCCATTTACGGATTTCGACGTTCCCGTTGGGGCGATTCCCTACCTCTTCGCCCTGGCTCTTTTCCCGACGTTCCTCGGCTACATACTCTACAACCACGCGCTAAGGGAGGTCGAGGTTAGCAGGGCGAGCATAGTGGCGACCATCGAACCGGTCGTGGCCATAGCATTGGCATTCCTGCTCTTTGGTGAAAGGCTCAGCGCGGAGCAGTTGATAGGTGCGGCCCTCATAATAGGCGGTTCGGTCCTCGTTCACGTTAAGGAAGGAGAAAAGTCCGGGAAAGCGAGCTAA
- a CDS encoding NAD+ synthase, protein MRMLDYGAAIERVIDFIRENVENAGAEGVVIGISGGIDSTTTTYLAVKALGKERVLGLIMPYYHNQDVEDAKLVCSSLGIECKLIDIRPIVDSFVAQLGFQPDKRSLGNIMARTRMVLLYAHANARNYLVLGTSNRSEFLTGYFTKWGDGASDYAPLINLYKTEVWEVARLLGVPERIIEKKPTAGLWEGQTDEDELGISYHLLDEILWRLVDQKMEKERIAEELEIPIERVEYVENLVRRSEHKRRLPLGPAF, encoded by the coding sequence ATGAGAATGCTCGACTACGGGGCCGCCATTGAACGGGTGATCGATTTCATAAGGGAAAATGTTGAAAACGCCGGTGCTGAGGGCGTTGTCATCGGGATAAGCGGGGGTATAGACAGCACCACGACCACCTATCTGGCGGTTAAGGCCCTTGGAAAGGAGCGCGTCCTCGGCCTCATAATGCCCTACTATCACAACCAGGACGTTGAAGATGCAAAACTTGTCTGCTCCTCACTCGGAATCGAGTGCAAGCTGATAGACATCAGACCCATAGTCGATTCCTTCGTTGCCCAGCTCGGCTTCCAGCCGGACAAGCGCTCCCTCGGGAACATAATGGCCAGGACGAGAATGGTCCTTTTGTACGCCCACGCCAACGCGAGGAACTACCTTGTTCTCGGAACCAGCAACAGGAGCGAGTTCCTGACGGGCTACTTCACCAAGTGGGGCGACGGCGCGAGTGACTACGCACCTCTCATAAACCTCTACAAGACGGAGGTCTGGGAGGTGGCGAGGCTCCTCGGCGTTCCGGAAAGGATAATCGAGAAGAAGCCGACGGCGGGCCTTTGGGAGGGCCAGACCGACGAGGACGAGCTCGGAATAAGCTACCACCTGCTCGACGAAATCCTCTGGCGCCTCGTAGACCAGAAAATGGAGAAGGAGAGAATAGCTGAGGAGCTTGAAATTCCAATCGAGAGGGTCGAATACGTCGAGAACCTCGTGAGAAGAAGCGAGCACAAGCGCCGTTTACCCCTCGGTCCAGCGTTCTGA
- a CDS encoding ABC transporter ATP-binding protein encodes MAEPILKVENLKKYFPIKRGFLDTIKGAPQKKVHAVDGISFEIYKQQVFALVGESGCGKSTTGKLIVKLLEPTDGRIYLEGKDVTHIKTKEEILNYRRHVQMIFQDPFSSMNPRFRIFDILEEPLLIHGIGETKAEREELIYKALEMVKITPPEDYVGRFPHMLSGGQRQRVAIARALILNPTFIVADEPVSMLDVSIRAEVLELMKELKEKMGVTYLYITHDMSTARYFADWMAVMYLGRIVEMGPVEKVIDNPLHPYTRALLAAVPEPKPERRNVIKELPIKGEVPNAVDIPSGCRFHPRCIYAQKGLCDTKHPQLVEYEHNHFAECHLVGKY; translated from the coding sequence ATGGCCGAGCCGATACTTAAGGTTGAAAACCTCAAGAAGTACTTCCCGATCAAGAGGGGCTTCCTCGACACCATCAAGGGCGCTCCCCAGAAGAAGGTACACGCGGTGGACGGCATCAGCTTTGAGATATACAAGCAGCAGGTCTTTGCCCTTGTCGGTGAGAGCGGCTGTGGTAAGTCCACCACTGGAAAGCTCATCGTCAAGCTCCTCGAACCAACGGACGGAAGGATATACCTCGAGGGCAAGGACGTTACCCACATCAAGACCAAGGAGGAGATACTCAACTACCGCAGACACGTGCAGATGATATTCCAGGACCCGTTCAGCTCTATGAACCCGAGGTTCAGGATATTCGATATCCTCGAGGAGCCGCTGCTCATACACGGCATAGGTGAGACCAAGGCCGAGCGCGAGGAGCTCATCTACAAGGCCCTAGAGATGGTCAAGATAACCCCACCTGAGGACTACGTCGGCAGGTTCCCGCACATGCTCTCCGGCGGTCAGAGGCAGCGTGTGGCAATAGCCCGTGCGCTGATCCTCAATCCGACCTTCATAGTGGCCGATGAGCCGGTCTCGATGCTCGACGTCTCGATCCGTGCAGAGGTTCTTGAGCTGATGAAGGAGCTCAAGGAGAAGATGGGCGTCACCTACCTATACATCACCCACGACATGTCCACCGCCAGGTACTTCGCCGACTGGATGGCGGTCATGTACCTCGGAAGAATAGTCGAGATGGGACCTGTCGAGAAGGTCATCGACAACCCGCTCCACCCGTACACCAGGGCCCTCTTAGCGGCCGTTCCGGAGCCGAAGCCCGAGCGCAGGAACGTCATCAAGGAGCTGCCCATCAAGGGTGAGGTGCCCAACGCCGTTGACATACCGTCCGGCTGTAGGTTCCACCCGAGATGCATCTACGCCCAGAAGGGACTCTGCGACACCAAGCACCCGCAGCTCGTCGAGTACGAGCACAACCACTTTGCCGAGTGCCACCTCGTCGGCAAGTACTGA
- a CDS encoding ABC transporter ATP-binding protein, which yields MVKNVLEVKDLKMYYFTNKGVVKAVDNISFNLRKGEVLGLAGESGCGKSSLGFTLMGMPTPPGKIVSGSIKIDGREIVGLPEDVLRKEIRWQKISMIFQGAMNALNPVYTVGHQMIEPLLLHKGMSKSDALDRAQKYLELVGLDPEIVYRYPHELSGGMKQRVIIASALLLEPDVVIADEPTTALDVVVQAQIINLLKKLKKELGLSMIFITHDLSILAEISDRVAIMYAGKIVEIGDSEKIYYEPAHPYTQKLLAAIPRLHEDVEKLEFIPGQPPNLINPPKGCRFNPRCPYVMQVCKEQEPEMKEVDKDHYAACWLL from the coding sequence ATGGTCAAGAACGTACTCGAAGTTAAAGACCTCAAGATGTATTACTTCACCAACAAGGGTGTCGTCAAGGCCGTCGATAACATTTCCTTCAACCTCAGGAAGGGTGAGGTGCTGGGACTTGCCGGAGAGAGCGGATGCGGCAAGTCCTCCCTCGGTTTTACCCTTATGGGCATGCCAACTCCTCCGGGCAAGATAGTCAGCGGAAGCATCAAGATTGACGGCAGGGAGATAGTCGGCCTTCCGGAGGACGTTCTCAGGAAGGAGATACGCTGGCAGAAGATTTCGATGATCTTCCAAGGAGCTATGAACGCCCTCAACCCTGTCTACACCGTCGGCCACCAGATGATCGAGCCGCTTCTCCTCCACAAGGGAATGAGCAAGAGCGACGCCCTCGACAGGGCCCAGAAGTATCTCGAACTCGTCGGCCTTGACCCGGAGATAGTCTACCGCTATCCTCACGAGCTGAGCGGTGGTATGAAGCAGCGTGTTATCATAGCCTCCGCTCTCCTCCTTGAGCCCGATGTGGTCATAGCCGACGAGCCAACGACGGCACTTGACGTCGTTGTCCAGGCCCAGATCATCAACCTCTTGAAGAAGCTCAAGAAGGAGCTCGGCCTTTCCATGATATTCATCACCCACGACCTCAGCATTCTTGCGGAGATCAGTGACCGCGTTGCCATCATGTACGCGGGCAAGATCGTCGAGATTGGAGACAGCGAGAAGATCTACTACGAGCCGGCTCACCCGTACACCCAGAAGCTTCTCGCGGCAATACCCAGGCTCCACGAGGACGTTGAGAAACTGGAGTTCATTCCTGGACAGCCGCCCAACCTCATCAATCCGCCGAAGGGCTGCCGCTTCAACCCGAGGTGCCCGTACGTCATGCAGGTTTGTAAGGAGCAGGAGCCCGAGATGAAGGAAGTTGATAAGGATCACTACGCTGCATGCTGGCTGCTGTGA
- a CDS encoding ABC transporter permease: protein MRWVDFKEGLKEFLDEFKREKTGIAGVVLLVLLILVALTAPYTTIPDLPEKWRSSAYWEDNPKNVPPTWYNMFTSQKLVPQVVYYKDDLSIAHPSNTETVIEATYNFPDGYYLGPQGIIIRNINVTVNQPANAPTYSLYLERPDGKTVPLVENKPLTGSTTIAVGRDAAISANIYVWLVNVTEGRELDPFQAQMDPIVIMNINTLISTAFAKVEPGMKAEDIINNPEPLWGDYKLVLKIDNPAPDQNKVIIDDIKVTFLGRSYGTMGTDYLGRDLWAGIIWGSRVSLTIGILVSVLSTLIGLVYGVTSAYLGGNVDEFMMRINEIFASIPSLPILILIGATVGHVTLMFIVLLLVIFGWMGIARISRSMALQIKEQTYVEAAKALGAGNGRIIFKHILPQLLPYAFAVIALSVPGAVIAEASLSFLGIGDPTAVTWGQILNAAQTQSATTKGYWWWVLPPGLGIAVVGLTFVLIGTALDKILNPRLRKL, encoded by the coding sequence ATGAGATGGGTCGATTTCAAAGAGGGATTGAAGGAGTTCCTTGATGAGTTCAAGAGGGAGAAGACCGGCATAGCCGGTGTGGTTCTCCTCGTCCTCCTTATCCTCGTCGCCCTTACCGCTCCGTACACGACCATACCTGACCTGCCGGAGAAGTGGAGGAGCTCGGCTTACTGGGAGGACAACCCCAAGAATGTCCCGCCCACTTGGTACAACATGTTCACCTCCCAGAAGCTCGTTCCCCAGGTGGTGTACTACAAGGACGATCTCTCCATAGCTCACCCGAGCAACACCGAAACCGTAATCGAGGCCACTTATAACTTCCCGGACGGCTACTACCTTGGCCCGCAGGGTATCATAATTAGGAACATCAACGTGACCGTAAATCAGCCCGCGAATGCCCCGACCTACAGCCTGTACCTTGAGAGGCCTGACGGAAAGACCGTTCCGCTCGTCGAGAACAAGCCCCTCACCGGCTCCACCACGATAGCCGTCGGTAGAGATGCCGCAATCTCTGCCAACATCTACGTCTGGCTCGTGAACGTCACCGAGGGAAGGGAACTCGACCCGTTCCAGGCCCAGATGGATCCGATAGTCATCATGAACATAAACACTCTTATCTCAACGGCCTTCGCCAAGGTCGAGCCTGGAATGAAGGCTGAGGACATTATAAACAACCCCGAGCCCCTCTGGGGCGACTACAAGCTCGTCCTCAAGATCGACAACCCTGCCCCCGACCAGAACAAGGTCATCATCGATGACATAAAGGTCACCTTCCTCGGTAGGAGCTACGGAACCATGGGTACCGACTACCTCGGCAGGGACCTGTGGGCTGGCATCATCTGGGGTAGCAGGGTCTCGCTTACCATTGGTATACTCGTCTCAGTCCTCAGCACCCTTATAGGCCTCGTCTACGGAGTTACCAGCGCCTACCTCGGCGGAAACGTCGATGAGTTCATGATGCGTATCAACGAGATATTCGCCTCAATTCCAAGCCTGCCAATACTTATCCTCATAGGTGCCACCGTCGGACATGTGACCCTAATGTTCATAGTGCTCCTGCTTGTCATATTCGGCTGGATGGGAATAGCGAGGATTTCGAGAAGTATGGCCCTCCAGATCAAGGAGCAGACCTACGTCGAGGCCGCCAAAGCCCTTGGTGCCGGCAACGGAAGGATAATCTTCAAGCACATACTGCCACAGCTCCTGCCCTACGCGTTTGCCGTCATAGCCCTCAGCGTTCCGGGTGCAGTTATAGCTGAGGCTTCCCTGAGCTTCCTCGGTATCGGTGATCCGACGGCCGTTACCTGGGGACAGATACTCAACGCGGCTCAGACTCAGTCGGCCACGACCAAGGGTTACTGGTGGTGGGTCCTCCCGCCCGGGCTTGGTATAGCCGTCGTCGGCCTTACCTTCGTCCTCATAGGTACGGCCCTCGATAAGATACTCAACCCGAGGCTCAGGAAGCTGTGA
- a CDS encoding ABC transporter permease: MGYLKYLLFRIANAILVLLIVTFIIAALFVKVAEQSNLAKMNDEMMQWDRTTGQNILRTQGQDAYEKAKAEYEEFLREKYELNLPYWQKVYNKAIRTLKLDFGTTTTPIFGTNDVAEIIKVAVPRSVLLFTTATIIVIILGIFLGVRAARHAGSVFDRGLSVFALITYSLPMWWTGMMFLLIFAYKLGWFPLSSMFDPQLTGWAHVKDVIYKLTLPVLTYVFVAFGGWAWTTRNIMIGTLQEDFIMAARAKGIPEHKIIYGHALRAAAPPIVTMIIFALLGSLGGAIISELVFNYPGMGRLYWVALQQNETNLLIGLTYFFTVLYLAGVVLADMIYGFLDPRVKVGASSKM, encoded by the coding sequence ATGGGGTATCTCAAGTACCTGCTGTTTAGAATTGCAAACGCAATCCTCGTTCTGTTGATAGTGACGTTTATCATCGCGGCCCTCTTCGTGAAGGTCGCGGAGCAGAGCAACCTAGCAAAGATGAACGATGAGATGATGCAATGGGACAGAACCACCGGTCAGAATATCCTGAGAACCCAGGGTCAGGACGCTTATGAGAAGGCCAAGGCAGAGTATGAGGAGTTCTTGAGGGAGAAGTACGAACTCAATCTCCCCTACTGGCAGAAGGTGTATAACAAAGCAATCCGCACTCTCAAGCTGGATTTTGGAACAACCACGACCCCAATTTTTGGAACCAACGACGTGGCTGAAATCATCAAGGTTGCCGTTCCGAGGAGTGTTCTGCTCTTCACGACCGCCACGATAATCGTCATCATACTCGGTATATTCCTCGGTGTCAGGGCGGCGAGACACGCCGGCAGTGTCTTCGACAGGGGGCTTTCCGTGTTCGCCCTTATCACCTACAGTCTTCCGATGTGGTGGACGGGAATGATGTTCCTCCTGATATTCGCCTACAAGCTCGGCTGGTTCCCGCTCAGTTCGATGTTCGACCCACAGCTCACGGGCTGGGCACACGTTAAGGACGTTATATACAAGCTCACCCTTCCAGTTCTGACCTACGTCTTCGTTGCCTTCGGCGGCTGGGCTTGGACGACCAGGAACATCATGATAGGCACCCTCCAGGAGGACTTTATCATGGCCGCTAGGGCCAAAGGTATCCCCGAGCACAAGATCATCTACGGCCATGCCCTCCGCGCGGCAGCGCCGCCGATAGTGACCATGATCATCTTCGCCCTCCTCGGTTCACTTGGTGGTGCGATCATCAGTGAGCTCGTCTTCAACTACCCTGGAATGGGCAGGCTCTACTGGGTCGCCCTCCAGCAGAACGAGACCAATCTCCTCATAGGACTGACGTACTTCTTCACGGTGCTCTACCTGGCTGGAGTCGTCCTCGCTGATATGATCTACGGATTCCTTGACCCGCGTGTCAAGGTCGGTGCTTCCTCCAAGATGTGA